CGGTTGGTTCTACAAAAGGCACATTTTCGAAGACGTGCTGAAGCTCCTTTTCTCTGTCCTGACATGACCAGTTTTCACGCACTCCAACTCTCCTCTGTTTTGAAGACAAAGAACATTGCACTTGAACCGCAATGCACTTGAAGGAAGAGGGAAGATTATTTCTGTGGCTCagaccagtaaaaaaaaataaaaaattaagcttCTAAGCTTTGTGTGAGAGTACAGAGCAACAGATGGCTTAAACGCatgttagttagttagttttttttttttttttaaagactccTACATCTGTCATTGAATCACTCTATATGGTAGATGACTGTGGTTAGTTTGCTTTAAGATAGTCTCCAAAAAGCAAACGGGAGACCAGCATGACATGCTTACAGATGTCTATATCACCAAAGAGTCTATAACTATAAAGTTgtttgataaataatataagtAGAAAATTATCTTTTAAATCAATACTCATTTATGTTACGCATCTACATAGAAACACTATATTGCAAAACTGGTGTAATCACGCCACACTTTCCCGAAATTTTCAATTTAGAGCCAATTTAAGCGTGAAATACAAGAGACAAATATTAAGCTGAGGTCTGGACCACCAGGGGCCACAAAAGggttaaaaggtcatttttttatattaaaagacaaCACTTATATGTTTAAGACAATTTACTAAAACTCAAATAATAATTGTACGCTGCCTGTTAAAGCCTGGTAAGAATTTGAAATCACTACAAAACATTCAGcactaaacatacaaaaacatacagttttAAAAGCGAATCTTACAGATGACATAATACATTAGCAAAACAATGTCTGTGTAACAGCATGCTCACAAAAAGATATATGGCAGCCTTCATATTTAAGTGGCTGCCTGGCAAAGGGGCTAATCCTGTTGTTTGTGGGTGtgaatatgtatttaaacaatttaaaactagATTATGTAAACTATGACCTTACTATAAGCAAACGGTACTAAAACGATGCGGCtcaacttaaatattttcaacaagTTCATCGCTGGTTGAAAGAGAAATCTCTCCAAGATTTTGCGCCACTCCCAACACTTAGTCACACAAACCCGtgttaaaatgatctttttgaACACCCGTTTCCattgtgcaaaaaataatagtagGAAAAGTACATCGGTGGCGTATTTGAAACGCTGCAACGCGAAAAAGGAAGCTCCGAGCGAGTTCACAAAACACCTCCCGCGCAACGCGGCTAGCGCATCAATTTTATCcaaaagcgaaaaaaaaaaaacatctcaaattttACGGCACGGTCATCGACGCTTCGTTCGTTTGCCGTTCTAAGATGGATAGCGTGTTGTTTGGAGTCGCGACGGCTTTACCCGCCTTCGCGCTACGGAGGCGCTCCGCTGCCATGATAGCAGAGACGCGTCGCGGTGCAGCACAAACAGCGACGCCAGACCGAGCGACACTCCGTCCCCGACAGAAGAGCTGATACAGCCCGCTCGGGTCTCCACGAACCCCGCTAAAACGcgcgggggaaaaaaacacagcatccCTCGCAACGTTTTCAAAACAAGGGAGGAGGACGACATAGGCCCGCGACAAAGGGCTCGTTTCGCTCTTGACAAAAAACTCTTTCACTTTCCAGTGAATGATAACTATTACAAGACCGTGTCAAATCCCGTGCCCCCCTTTAGAGGAAATAAAGATGTGCATATCTGTAAGTGTACCCCGTTGAGGCCCGCGTTTTATGGTGGCTACAACAATACTGGTGAGCCCCAAAAATGTGCGCGCAAAAACATTCAGAACTTCTGGGGATGGCTGTAAACGATTATATGGTTTTCGCAACACATTGTTCGCTGCGGGAATATTCCCCCTGCTTCACATGTGGAGACCCGCCATACGAAATGTATCAACACATCGCGGCAAAACCACCTAGCCGGTCCGAGCAATTGCTCCCCTCGTCCCGTTCCTTTCCTAGCTCTAAAGCTGAACGTTGCGGTGTCTGCGTGACATGTAGGAAGCTCTTACCGCTGCCGTGTTGAATGGGGGATAGATTTAGAGCGACTGCGAGCGCGTGTTCTCGCTCTTCCTCTCGCTAAGCGTTCAGCGGCGTCCTGCCTCTCACCATTCGCGTGACGTCGCTCCCTGCAAAGAGCACGTTTGTCCGACATCGACGCGAACGAGCACGCCCCTTACGCGCTGTGGTCAACGTCAAGATAGCTTGAGGAACAGGCCTAGACGAGCGAGTACGCGGATGGGTTTCGTAACGGATGCACTGACAAAATACGGATGGTGCGTGCATAAAAAAATCGATTTGTTTAAACGCgcaattattgtttttcattaattttgtaaaaaagttACTACAATAGTGGTTTTGAATCATGCTATAGTAAAGTGCATGAATTCATTTGTTGCGGTAATTCTATAGTTGCTGTGGCAATACAAGAactatatatagtaaaataacaaattacttACACCCAGTACTGTACTAAGGTttcttcaaatataaaattacacacacacacacacacacacacacacacatacatatatatatatatatacacacatatatatacacacatatatatatatatatatacacacacacatatatatatatacacacatatatatacatacacacacatacatacatatatatatatatacacacacacacacacacacacacacacacacacacacacacatacatatatacatatatatacacacacacacacacacacacacacatatatatatatatatatatacacacacacacacacacacatacatatatacacacacacacacacacacacatacacacacacacacacacacacacacacacacacacacacacacacacatatatacacacacacacatacatacacatatatacacacacacacacatatatacacacacacatatatatacacacacacacacacacatatatatatatacacacacacacacatacatacatatatacacacacacacacatatatacatacacatatatatacatacacacacatatatatatatatatatatatatatatatatatatatatatatatatatatatatatatatatatatatatatatatatatatatatatatatatataactctatATCACAGTATACTGTAGTATTTATTAACCAAgtgttgtaaataataaatatatgcagcatAGTAATACACTTTACTATAGTATGGTTCCAAAACGCTGTAgtattatttactataaattactacagtatttatttatttattaagattaGCCTATTTAAACTTTATGGTTATCGTTATGGTTATCCAACTTGGGTCGAACAAGCCTTAAAACACGAAAAGACCTTTTGAGATAAAATGACATGCACTTACATGAAGTGAACACAGTAGTCATCtagaaaaagatgcattattttacatggAGCGGGTCGCTCTTTCATGGGTGCGGCCATGTTGATCACGTGACCAGAAGTAGGCGTCAGTTGCACTACTGCTGATTActttatataacacttttacACTCGAAAGAGCTCGAGCTGGCTTTAAAGTACATCGACCCAACAATGTAACAATAAACAACAGTGAATTCGTGATTCGTAAGGCCAAACAGAATGGGCATgagtgaaaaaacaaaacaagagcgACTTGCCTAAATATTACGAACCGTTTAGGATgctaatattaatgaattaaaaatagtaGCTAGTGAGGGAGGGCTTGCGGTCAGCTTGTGCTATGCAACAAGGGCCCCGGTGTTTAGCTTACTTTAGGCTTCATAGTCCTGGCCTGGTCCATGATCCAGCTTTGCTTTCAGCGGTTTTGTTGCCTCAATTCATCTCCATTTAGTTCGATTTCTGGTCAGGGCGTGCGCCGCAGCGcgtgttctgattggtcagcgtTCGCGTCAGTTAAAAAAAGGGGGCGTTCGAAAACTCTCTCCAACTTCCCTGATAAAGTAAAGCGGCAGACGCTTGAAGCGTACGAGCAACAAACCAGCGGTAAATTAATCGCACATACCACCGCAAGAATCATCTCCTTTTGGGGGGGATAAATAGTACGTTCGAAATAGTTTGATAACTACATTTAGCGTCTCAAAAGGTCGATCTAGCTAACTTTTTCTCCTCATCGCGTGTGTGGATTGTAAAGAGGACGTTTTGAGTCTGGTGAATGCGGTGAGTGTCTCTGCCTTCCTTCCACCTCCAGCTAACACACATCCACCTAGCCTGACatgtctgtcatttttttttcagtgcagatCGCACTTCAAATACACATTTCAGCTGGGTTTTATGTTGATTTGTCGGCTTCTAGTCAGTTTAGCAACTGTCTGTTTTTCCTCTTAAGGATAAAGATCAGTTTAGATCACCAGCGACTTGATCAACTgtcacaaaaaatgtcattgagAAGTTGAAAGGTTCAGCTCTAACTGCGTGTCAGACAGAAACTTTACGAGGGTTCAGGAAGACCCTTATGACTAAACTCCACTCTGAGGGGTCGCATGGATGGAAACGGGTTACACAATAAGTGTTTAGTTTCCTGGTTTGCCTTATTATTCTCGCTCGTTTGGCCACGATGATCATGCCTGACAGAAGTCAGTTAGCCAACGTGCTAACTTGCATGGCTACACGTCCAGCCAgctgaaagataaaaaaaagtggaTTTTATTTCTTCCCGTGAACAGTTGTGTTTGCTCTTTATGGGTTCGTGTTAAAACCTCACAGGGTGACAAACTACCCAGTAATAAAGTGACTGTGATGAGTAATATTGAGTTCCTGAGAAGTGTTGATCGATAAGTGCTGGGTGGAGATTAGCTTAGCTCATCGGGATATTAGCTGTTTTTCATGTTGAATAAAATTGCCTAGATGCTCATCGGAATGAGTCATTTACTACCTTAACCTATTTTGTGTCATGGTTTCACACGTGTTGAATTATCTTTATCTGTACTTGTCAGTGTTGAGCAAGTTTAGAAGGTGTTTCATAACATGCTTGGGTTATGACttgtacattaataataataataccacaCGATCAGTCATAAGGAATGAAGTCTGTGGATATTGTTAACGTAGTGCaattaaaccaaaaaagcaatgttgttttcagcatttcagaGTACTCTTAACAGAGACCTTCCTTTTTAAAgagtgtttttgcttttaaaatgttaacagtaATGGCAGTACAGGCCATTTTTGTTCAACTTATTAATTCTaaagtgtgttaaaaatgttatgaattACTGTGGCTGTTTTGAAAAGGCCTCTTTCGTTGTTACTGTTTGTTCTTTATTCCCTGGGATAATGCAATCTATTCGTTTTTCACCTTTTAAAGGTGAATCATTTCTGTTGTCCTTTGACGTCCAACGCGCATCCCGGCTAAAACCATGCCATTCCCTTTTGGGAAGTCTCAGAAGAGCCCTGCAGAGATTGTGAAAAGTCTGAAGGAGAACGTAGCGTACTTGGAGAAGCTGGAGTCATctgaaagcaagaaatgcgAAAAGGTGGGTCCTTTTTTTATGTCAACATGTCAATGCAAATGTTTCAGCAAATCGTGGACCGTGACGGAGTCAGAAAAACTCACTTTTTCTCCTGTAGGTTGCAGAGGAAGTATCAAAAAATCTTGCGTCGTTGAAAGAGGTGCTGTGTGGCACTGGAGACAAGGAGCCTCAGACTGAGGCAGTGGCTCAACTGGCTCAGGAGCTCTACAACACCAACCTCCTCATTTCCCTCATAGCGAACCTACAGAGGATTGATTTTGAGGTGTATAttattgcattcaaaatgtttgagATGAAACTGCTTCCATCTTGCCGTAAGATATATTGCTCTGTGCACTAACCACACATTTGCTGTTTGCTCTCTTTGATTTATAACGTGCTTTTCACCAAAGGGAAAAAAGGATGTGGTGCATCTGTTTAGCAACATAGTGCGTCGCCAGATCGGAGCTCGCACCCCGACTGTGGAGTACATCTCTTCCCACTCACAGATCCTCTTTATGCTGCTGAAAGGGTGAGTTTCCAGACCCCAGGGCATAGTCATAGATCGACCCTTTCAAAGGCCATTGATTATCCTGGCTTTTCCAATTGATGTTATGGGAGACTGTGGTTGTATGGTTATTTTAGGACTGTAATTTTCCCATTTCCTGTCCATGTGGCTGAGCTGCCAAtggcatttcatttttacagcacTAACATACCCAGTTATTGATACTGTGGTGTGATGTTTGTAGCTCTGTATATACGTGCATACAAAAAAAGTGGTTCTCACACTTTAGAAAAATAACgggtttttatttgtttatctctTGAACGCAGCTATGAAACCCCAGAAGTGGCCCTTAACTGTGGCATGATGTTGAGGGAATGTCTGCGTCACGAACCTCTGGCTCGAATCGTTCTGTTCTCCGAGGAGTTCTACTGCTTCTTTCGATATGTGGAGCTATCAACTTTTGACATTGCCTCTGATGCTTTTGCCTCTTTTAAGGTATGAAATTTACACAAAGTagcttccattttttttactttgccgTAGGAACATGAAAAATTAGGCTACTATATGCTAATAGGTTTATAGCTAAATATTAAGTTTAATTGCCTGAGATCTTTACGCAGTAATGCGATGAGACTGTTTTAAggttatttaatttcaattgaaATGAAACTGCAAAAATACACTGGTAGCTGTGTACAACAAACTATTATGAAGAAAGTTCTTGAAAATAAGCGTACACAGATACAGGTCCTTAAAGGTccttgaatttattttgtgctaGAAGTTTTcttgagaatttttttatatgaacaatGAAATTCCTAAAggcacatttttaatgtttatgagaAATGTGGGCATATTATCGCAGTTATTGTATGATATGGGGACGCCCCTGCAAtcttaaaaaaagtcttaaatcaAACGTGTCCAcactgatagatagattttAATCCAAATTTTATGAGGAGACACAATTGAATCCTTGATCAATATGCATATATAGagtatatgaaatatgataaaGGGCAGCTCAAAAGTGTGTGCTTGATAAAGAACAAATGAGGCACAAgagaatgacagaatttacatttttggttgaCTATTGCTTTAAATCAAGCAATCGAAAtttaagaaaatgacaaaaatgcctTTACCTTAATACTTTGCTTTTAGGATCTGCTGACAAGACATAAGATTATGTGTGCCGATTTCTTGGAGACAAATTACGACAGAGTGAGTTCACTtgaaaattaaacttttgtATATAAGTGTATTCAGGCTGCTCTACTTTATGGAcaagttatatatattaattgatcATTTCATAACTGTTTTTAGGTGTTCACGGAGTATGAA
The genomic region above belongs to Puntigrus tetrazona isolate hp1 chromosome 14, ASM1883169v1, whole genome shotgun sequence and contains:
- the cab39l1 gene encoding calcium binding protein 39, like 1; this translates as MPFPFGKSQKSPAEIVKSLKENVAYLEKLESSESKKCEKVAEEVSKNLASLKEVLCGTGDKEPQTEAVAQLAQELYNTNLLISLIANLQRIDFEGKKDVVHLFSNIVRRQIGARTPTVEYISSHSQILFMLLKGYETPEVALNCGMMLRECLRHEPLARIVLFSEEFYCFFRYVELSTFDIASDAFASFKDLLTRHKIMCADFLETNYDRVFTEYEKLLHSDNYVTKRQSLKLLGELLLDRHNFTVMTKYISRAENLKLMMNMLRDNSRNIQFEAFHVFKVFVANPNKTQPVLDILLKNQSKLVDFLSHFQTDRSEDEQFCDEKNYLIKQIRDLKRPAPAEES